In the genome of Streptococcus oralis, one region contains:
- a CDS encoding PTS lactose/cellobiose transporter subunit IIA translates to MNREEVTLLGFEIVAYAGDARSKLLEALKAAEAGDFEKADALVEEAGSCIAEAHHAQTSLLTKEASGEDLAYSVTMMHGQDHLMTTILLKDLMHHLIELYKRGVK, encoded by the coding sequence ATGAATAGAGAAGAAGTAACATTGTTAGGTTTTGAAATCGTAGCCTATGCTGGTGATGCTCGTTCAAAACTATTGGAAGCCTTGAAGGCTGCTGAAGCTGGTGATTTTGAAAAAGCGGACGCTCTGGTAGAGGAAGCTGGTAGCTGTATTGCAGAGGCTCACCACGCGCAAACAAGTCTATTGACTAAGGAAGCTTCAGGTGAGGACTTAGCTTATAGTGTAACCATGATGCATGGCCAAGACCACTTGATGACAACTATTTTGTTAAAAGATTTGATGCACCATTTAATTGAACTGTACAAGAGAGGAGTTAAATAA
- a CDS encoding PRD domain-containing protein — MYRILNPMNHNVSLVRNDKGEEVIVIGKGIAFGKKKGDLIAEQQVEKIFRMKTEESRENFMALLKDVPLDFITVTYEIIDKLSKKYHYPIQEYLYVTLTDHIYCSYQALAQGRYKDSNLPDISTKYPVAFQIANEAFEIYRQKLADHFPEDEIIRIAYHFINAEGENEVQMVESIDKRKEILRNVEEVLKGYAIQRTKENNHFYDRFMIHLNYFLDYLDRSRDDNQSLLDMEDHIKQSYPKAFEIGSKIYDVITQHTGLDLYKSERVYLVLHIQRLLS, encoded by the coding sequence ATGTATCGAATTCTAAATCCAATGAATCACAATGTCTCGCTTGTCAGAAATGATAAAGGAGAAGAAGTGATTGTGATTGGTAAGGGGATTGCATTTGGAAAGAAGAAGGGGGATTTGATTGCTGAACAGCAGGTTGAGAAAATCTTTCGGATGAAGACCGAAGAGTCAAGAGAAAACTTTATGGCTCTCCTCAAAGATGTTCCGCTTGATTTTATCACAGTGACTTATGAAATCATTGATAAGCTATCAAAGAAATATCATTATCCGATTCAAGAGTATCTCTACGTAACCTTGACAGATCATATTTACTGTTCTTACCAAGCTCTAGCACAAGGAAGGTACAAGGATAGTAATCTGCCAGATATTTCCACTAAGTATCCTGTCGCTTTTCAAATTGCAAATGAAGCATTTGAAATTTACCGTCAGAAGCTAGCGGATCATTTTCCTGAGGACGAAATTATTCGGATTGCTTATCATTTCATCAATGCTGAGGGTGAGAATGAAGTCCAAATGGTTGAGTCTATTGATAAGAGGAAAGAAATTCTCAGGAATGTTGAAGAAGTGCTAAAGGGTTATGCAATTCAACGAACCAAAGAGAATAATCATTTCTATGATCGCTTTATGATTCATTTGAATTATTTCCTGGATTATTTAGACCGCTCTAGAGATGATAACCAATCACTTCTGGATATGGAAGATCATATTAAACAATCCTATCCAAAAGCGTTCGAGATTGGTTCCAAGATCTATGATGTGATTACGCAACATACGGGTCTTGATTTGTATAAAAGTGAACGAGTTTATCTAGTTCTACATATCCAACGTTTATTGTCATAA
- a CDS encoding lactose-specific PTS transporter subunit EIIC, with protein sequence MNKLIAFIEKGKPFFEKLSRNIYLRAIRDGFIAGMPVILFSSIFILIAFVPNSWGFKWSDEVVAFLMKPYSYSMGILALLVAGTTAKSLTDSVNRSMEKTNQINYMSTLLAAIVGLLMLAADPIENGLASGFLGTKGLLSAFLAAFVTVAIYKVCVKNNVTIRMPDEVPPNISQVFKDVIPFTLSVVSLYALDLLARHFVGASVAESIGKFFAPLFSAADGYLGITIIFGAFAFFWFVGIHGPSIVEPAIAAITYANAEVNLNLLQQGMHADKILTSGTQMFIVTMGGTGATLVVPFMFMWLTKSKRNRAIGRASVVPTFFGVNEPILFGAPLVLNPIFFIPFIFAPIANVWIFKFFIETLGMNSFTANLPWTTPGPLGIVLGTNFQFLSFVLAALLILVDVAIYYPFLKVYDEQILEEERSGKANDELKEKVAANFNTAKADAILEKAGVEAAQNTITEETNVLVLCAGGGTSGLLANALNKAAAEYKVPVKAAAGGYGAHREMLPEFDLVILAPQVASNFEDMKAETDKLGIKLAKTEGGQYIKLTRDGKGALAFVQAQFEE encoded by the coding sequence ATGAATAAACTAATTGCATTTATTGAGAAAGGAAAACCTTTCTTTGAGAAATTATCTCGTAATATCTACCTTCGTGCTATTCGTGATGGTTTCATTGCAGGTATGCCTGTTATTCTCTTCTCAAGTATTTTTATCTTGATTGCCTTTGTACCAAACTCATGGGGCTTTAAATGGTCTGATGAAGTTGTAGCTTTTCTGATGAAACCTTATAGCTATTCTATGGGTATTCTGGCTCTCTTGGTAGCTGGTACAACAGCTAAATCATTGACCGACTCAGTAAACCGTAGCATGGAGAAAACCAATCAAATCAACTATATGTCAACACTGTTAGCAGCAATTGTTGGTTTGTTGATGTTAGCAGCTGATCCTATCGAAAATGGTCTAGCTTCTGGATTCTTGGGGACAAAAGGTTTGCTTTCAGCCTTCCTTGCAGCCTTTGTTACTGTAGCCATCTATAAGGTTTGTGTTAAGAACAATGTCACTATTCGCATGCCTGACGAAGTTCCACCAAATATCTCACAAGTCTTTAAAGATGTGATTCCATTCACTCTATCAGTGGTTTCTCTTTATGCTCTTGATTTACTAGCTCGTCATTTTGTTGGTGCAAGCGTAGCTGAATCAATCGGTAAATTCTTTGCACCATTATTCTCTGCAGCTGATGGCTATCTTGGTATTACTATTATCTTTGGTGCTTTTGCCTTCTTCTGGTTTGTTGGGATTCATGGTCCATCTATCGTTGAACCAGCAATCGCGGCTATTACCTATGCCAATGCCGAAGTCAACTTGAACCTTCTCCAACAAGGGATGCACGCTGACAAGATTCTTACTTCTGGTACACAAATGTTTATCGTTACCATGGGTGGTACTGGTGCGACACTGGTTGTTCCATTCATGTTCATGTGGTTAACAAAATCAAAACGTAACCGTGCAATCGGACGTGCTTCAGTAGTTCCAACTTTCTTTGGTGTAAATGAACCAATCTTGTTTGGTGCACCGCTTGTATTGAACCCGATTTTCTTTATTCCATTTATCTTTGCGCCAATTGCCAACGTATGGATCTTTAAATTCTTCATTGAGACGCTTGGCATGAACTCATTTACTGCCAACCTTCCTTGGACAACACCAGGTCCGCTCGGTATTGTTCTCGGTACAAACTTCCAATTCTTGTCATTTGTTCTTGCTGCTTTGTTAATCCTTGTTGACGTAGCCATTTACTACCCATTCCTCAAGGTTTATGATGAACAAATCCTCGAAGAGGAGCGTTCTGGTAAAGCCAATGATGAATTGAAAGAAAAAGTAGCAGCAAACTTCAATACTGCCAAAGCAGATGCTATTCTTGAAAAAGCAGGTGTAGAAGCAGCGCAAAACACAATCACAGAAGAAACAAATGTTCTCGTTCTCTGTGCAGGAGGAGGTACAAGTGGTCTCCTTGCAAATGCTCTGAACAAGGCAGCTGCAGAGTACAAAGTTCCTGTTAAAGCAGCAGCTGGTGGCTATGGAGCTCACCGTGAAATGTTGCCTGAGTTTGATCTGGTTATCCTTGCTCCTCAGGTAGCTTCTAACTTTGAAGATATGAAAGCAGAAACCGACAAACTTGGTATCAAACTTGCTAAGACAGAAGGTGGCCAATACATTAAACTGACTCGTGATGGAAAAGGCGCTCTTGCCTTTGTTCAAGCGCAGTTCGAAGAATAA